The genome window CGAGGACCACTGGCAGCGGCTCACCAAGGGCGGGTTCTACCGGGGCGGTCCGGTGCTCTCCAGCGCCGTCGCCGGGATCGACCAGGCGTTGTGGGACATCGCGGGCAAGGCGCTGGGCGTGCCGGTCCACCAGCTGCTCGGCGGGCACGTCCGCGACCGCGTCCGCGTCTACAGCTGGATCGGAGGCGACGAACCGTCCGGCCTGGCGGAGTCGGCGCTGGAGCGCAAGGCCGCGGGGTTCACCGCGATCAAGATGAACGGCTCGGCGCGGATGCTCCCCATCGACACCCCCGCGGCGGTGCGGGGAGTCGTCGACCGGCTGGCCGGGGTGCGCGAGGCGGTGGGCGAGGACTTCGACATCGCGGTCGACTTCCACGGACGGTTGTCGGCGGCCATGTCGCGGCGGGTTCTGCCGCTGCTGGAGCCGCACCTGCCGTTCTTCGTCGAGGAACCGCTGGTCCCGGAGATGAGCGAGCACATCGGGGCCGTCGCCGCCGCGACGAGCATCCGATCGCCACCGGCGAGCGGCTGTACTCCCGGTGGGAATTCAAACGCGTGCTGGACAAGGGGATCGCCGTCGCGCAACCGGACCTCTCGCACGCCGGGGGCATCTCGGAGGGGCGGCGGATCGCGTCGATGGCCGAGGCCCACGACGTCTCGGTCGCACCGCACTGCCCGCTGGGGCCGATCGCGCTGGCGGCCAGCCTGCAACTGGGCTTCGCGACCTCGAACCTGCTGATCCAGGAACAGAGCCTCGGCATCCACTACAACCGCGGCTCGGCCCTGCTTGACTACCTCGTCGACCGGTCGGTCTTCCGCTACCACGACGGGCACGTCGAGCGGTTGACCGCGCCGGGCCTGGGCATCGAGGTCGACGAGAAGGCGGTCGAGCGAGCGGCGGAGTTGGGGCACCGCTGGCGCAACCCGGTCTGGCGCCACGACGACGGGTCGCTCGCGGAGTGGTGAGGTCGTCGGAGAACCCGAAGCGCGTTGATCGGAGCCGCCGACCGGCCCATCGCAAGAGCGGGAGTGGGGTGCGGTGTTGCGAGGGGTGCTGATCAACCTGTGCCTGGCCGCGATCGCGATCGTCTTCGCGCTCGGTGGAGGGGCGGTCACCTGGTTCGCGCTGGCCGAGATCGTCCACTACACGCCGACCTGCACGCCCTCGCCGGGTGTGTCCTGCCGGTATTACGTCAATGGCAGGGACTCCGGTCCCGCCACCGTCGCGGAGCAGTGGTTCCACTTCACGTTCGACACGGTCCTCCTGCTCGGGATCGGCGTGGCCGCACTGGGATCGGGCCTGGTGTTGATCGTGGCGCTGGCCAGGGACCTCACGAGAGTCCTGATGCGCCGTTGATCGGAGCCGCCGACAAAGATAAATTTCTTTCACATGTGGGGTCTGGTCTTCCGGGGCGCGGTCGTGGGTCTGGTCGCCGCGCTGGTGTCGGCGCTGAGCACGGCGCCCGCGAGCGCCGCGGACCGGTCGCGGTCGTTCTACTGGGGCGTGGCGTCGTCCGGTTACCAGACCGAGGGATCGGCCCCGGACAGCAACTGGTCCAGGTACGTCGGCGCGGGCGGTGGCGAGGTCGATCCGTACGCCAACGCCACCGACTTCCGCCACCGCTACCCCGAAGACATCCGGCTGGCCCGGGACATGGGCGTCAACACCTACCGCTTCGGGGTGGAATGGGCCCGGGTGCAACCGGCCCCCGGGGTCTGGGACGAGGCAGAGCTGGCGTACTACGACGACGTGGTGCGGCGGATCACCGACGCCGGGATGACGCCCATGATCACGCTCAACCACTGGGTCCACCCGGGCTGGGTGGCCGACCTGGGAGGCTGGGCCGAGGACCGGACGGTCGAGGACTGGCTCGCCTTCAGCGCCGCGATCGTGCAGCGCTACCGGGGAGCCGGAGTGCTGTGGGTGACGATCAACGAGCCGGTCGTCTTCCTGCAGCGGGAGATGGAGATCGGCGCGCTCGACGTGTTCCGGCTGCCCCGGGCGCAGGCCAACGTGGTGCGGGCGCACCGGCGGGCCTACGACCTGGTCCACCGCATCGACCCGACCGGGAAGGTCACCAGCAACCAGGCGTTCCTGTCGGGCTTCAACGCCGTGACCGACCTGTGGTTCATGGACCAGGTGCGCGACAAGCTCGACTTCGTCGGCATCGACTACTACTACGGCCTCGCGCTGGGCAACCTCAGCGCGATCCACGCGGCATGGGCGGACTTCTGGAAGGTGCGGTTGCAGCCCGAGGGCATCTACGACGCGCTGCGCTTCTACTCCGACCGCTATCCAGGTCTGCCGCTCTACGTCGTGGAGAACGGGATGCCGACCGACGACGCCAAGCCGCGGGAGGACGGCTACACCCGCACGGCTGCCCTGCGCGACACGGTTTTCTGGGTGCAGCGGGCGAAGGCCGACGGGATCGACGTCATCGGCTACAACTACTGGAGCATCACGGACAACTACGAGTGGGGCAGCTACCGGCCGCGCTTCGGTCTGTACACAGTGGACGCGCTCGCGGATCCGGCGCTCACGCGCAGGCCGACCGACGCCGTCGGCGCCTACCGGCAGGTGATCGCCGAGGGCGGCGCCCCGGCCGGGCACGAGCTGGTCCAGCCGCCCGCGTTGTGCTCGCTCGTCGACCCGCTGACCAGTTGCCTGGCGCCCGCCGACCCGCGCGGCCCGCGTGTCCCGCTGGGCCGATGAGTGCGGTCAGGCCGCGTCGTGGAAGACCAGGCCCAGGGTGTGCCTGCGTCCGGAGCGCACCGCCGAGACGCCGTGGCGCACCGGGGCGGCCGACCAGCCGCGCGCCGAGCGCACCGGCCGGTCCCGGGTGGTGAACACCAGCCCGCGTCCGTGCGGGATCAACGTCGAGGTGCCCCGGGACTGCGCGCGCGGGCGCTGCTCGACGAGCAGGAACTCACCGCCGGTGTGGTCGACGCCCGGCTCGCCGAGGTTGACCACGACCTGCAGCGGGAAGACCTTGTCGCCGTAGAGGTCGCGGTGCAGCGCGTTCCACCCGCCCGCGTCGTAGCGCAGCAGGATCGGCGTCGGCTTCGACTGGCCCGCGCGGTGGCACTCGGCCAGCCACTCCTCAAGCGTGTCGGGCCACCGCGCGTCGCGTCCGAGCCTGGTGTTCCAGTCGCGGGCCACCGGTAGCAACCGCCGGTACAACGCGCTGCGGAGCTCGGCCACCACCTGCGGGAAGGGCTCTCGGAAGTAGCGGTACTCGCCCTTCCCGAAGCGGTGCCTGCCCATGTCGACGGTCGTCCGGAAGCGCTCGGGATCGTCGTAGAGCCGGGCGATCTCGGCGGCTTCGTCCGAGGTGAGCAGCCGCGGGAGCAGCGCGCACCCGTAGTCGTCGATCTCGGCGTACACCGCGTCCCAGTCCGCCTGGTCGACGCGGTCGGCGAATGCGGTCCGGTCGTTCATGCCACTCCCTCCAGGTCCAACAGCGCTCGCTTGGTCTCGGGTCCGCCGACGTAGCCGCCGAACGAGCCGTCGGAGCGGACGACCCGATGGCAGGGCACCACGATCGGCAGCGGGTTGGTCGCGCACGCGGTGCCGACCGCGCGGACGGCCTTCGGGCTGCCCGAAGCGGTGGCCACCTGCGCGTAGCTCTCGGTGCGCCCGTAGCCGATCTCCGGCAGGTGCGCGAGCACCTGGCGGCGGAAGCCCTTCGACAGGCGCAGGTCCAGGCGCAGGTCGAAGTGCTGGCGCGTGCGGGCGAAGTACTCGTCGAGCTGCCGTGCGACGGCATCCAGGCGTGCCGGTGCGTTGAGGATCCGCGGGCTCACGGCCGCGGCGAGCCCGGCGAGCACCCCGTCGTGGTCCTCGCGGGCGTAGGCGACGCGCACGAGCCCCGCCTCGGTGGCCGCCAGCAGCAGCGGCCCGACCGGGCTGTCGATCGTGCGGTAGCCGATGTCCAGGACACCCTCCCGCTGCGCGGCCTCGACCAGCCGGGCGTGCAGGCGTGCGTGGGCGTCGTCGTCGTTCGGGGGCAGCGAAGCGAACAGTCGTTCGGCCCCGGGGTCCGACGAGCTCGTCATCGGGTCCCTCCTTCGTCGCTGGTGGACAGCGGGTAGGTGGCGCGCAGGCGCCGGATGCCATCGGCTGCGGCGCGGCGCGCGGCGTCGGTGCTGCCGCCGGTGATCGCGGCGATCTCTTTGTAGGGCAGGCCGGCCAGGTAGTGGTAGGCGACCGCGGCTCGCTGCTTGGCGGGAAGCTCCCGCAGCGCGGCCCACAGGTCGCCGTCCCACTGCTCGGGCCGCCCGGTCGCGGCCGGGCGTTCCGGCGGGGCCGCGACCGCGACCGGGCCGCGCGCCCGCGCCCTGGTCGCATCGATGGCCTTGCGGTGGGCGATCGTGACCAGCCACGCCTCCACGTTGGCGTCACCCGGCAGGTCCGGGTACGCCTTCAGCGCGGCGAGGAACGTCTCGGACCAGGCGTCCTCGGCGTCCACGGGCCCCAGCACCGCGCGGCACACCCGCAGCACCACCGGCCCGTAGTCGGCCACGATCTGCTCGAAAGGTCTCATCGGCACACCTGGTAGACGCACGAGCCGCCGCGAACGTGAGATCGGCGGCGCATCACCGCTGGCGCAGGGCGAGGAAGCGCTCCCGGGCCTGGTCCAGGTCGACGATCGGGGGCGGGTAGCCGAGCCTGCCGAGCTCGTCGTCACCGAGCCGCCAGGGGCGGTGGACGTCGCCGGCGCCGAGCCCGGCCAGCTCCGGTACCCAGCGCCGGACGTAGTCGCCGCCGGGGTCGTACCGGTCGGCCTGCCGGAGCGGGTTGAGCACCCGGTTCGGGCGGGTGTCGGTGCCGGTGCCGGCGACCCACTGCCAGTTCAGGCAGTTGTTGGCGATGTCGCCGTCGACGAGGTGGTCGAAGAAGTGCCAGGCGCCCGCGCGCCAGTCGAGGTAGAGCGACTTGGTCAGGAAGCTGCCGGTGACCAGCCGTGCCCGGTTGTGCATCCAGCCCTGCTCGAGCAGTTGGCGCATCCCCGCGTCGACGATCGGGATGCCGGTGCGGCCGTCCTTCCACGCGCGCAGCGCTTCGGCGTCGCGGTGCCAGCGGTCGCCGTGCGGTCGGTAGTCCTCGCGCACCGCCTCGGGGCGGGCGGCCAGCACCTGGTGGTGGAAGTCCCGCCACGCGAGTTGCCGCACGAACGCCTCCGGTCCCTCGCCGCGGCCCGCGCGGTCGGCGAGCTCGCGGGCGGAGAGGCAGCCGAAGTGCAGGTACGGCGAGAGCTGGGAGGTCGCGTCGGCGGCCAGGTCGTCGTGGCGCTCGTGGTAGGCGCGCACCCCGCCGCCGAGCCAGCGGTCGGCGCGCCGACGTCCCTCGGTTTCGCCACCGGGCCACGTCTTGTCCGCGGAGCCACCGGCCGGGCGCGGCCCGATGGCCAGCCGGGATGGCAGCCGCAGCCGTCGCGGCTCGCCGGCCAGCGGCCGCTTGCCGGTTTCCAGCCAGCGGCGCAGGTACGGCGTGAAGACGGTGAAGTGGTCCTTGTCCGCTCCACCGGGCGTCACCCGGCCCGGAGCGACCACGGTGACCACCTCGTCGTGGCAGCGCAGCTCCCGGCGCTGGGCGGACAGCGCCTCGGCCAGCCGGGCCTGCCTGCGCATCGCATAGCCGCTGACGTCGGCGCTGATGTGGACCTCGGCCGCGTCGACCTCCTCGGCGATCCGGCACACCTCGTCGACGAGCGCTCCGCGGCGCAGCACCAGCCGCGCACCGAGCTCGCGCAGGTTCGCGTCCAGGTCGGTCAGCGACTCGTCGAGGAAACGCGTCCGCCGGGCGCTCGCGAAGCGCGAGCGCCAAATCTCCTCGTCCAGGACGAACAGCGGGACCACGCGTTCGGCCTCCGCCGCGGCGGCCAGCATCGGGTTGTCGTGCACCCGCAGGTCGCGGGTGAACAGCGCGATCACCGTCGTCATGGTGCTCCCGCCTTCGCTCGTCGGTCCGGTGTCCGCCACTGTGCCTCCGCCCGGAGCGGGCGGCATCGCGGACACTCATCGGTTGCCGCTCACCCACTCGGCTGGGCGCGGACGGCCGGACCCGCTAGCCTGCGCGGCCATGGGCTTGGTGCACTCCAGCATGATCGACGCGCCGATCGACGAGGTGTTCGCCTGGCACGGACGTCCGGGGGCGATCACCCGGCTGACTCCGCCGTGGGGGCCGGCGCGCGTGGTGGCCGAGGCCGGTTCGCTGCGCGACGGGCAGGCCGTGCTCGCGTTGCCGGGCGGGATGAGATGGGTGGCCCAGCACGATCCCGAGGCGTACGACCCACCCCGCCGGTTCGCCGACGAACTGGCCTCGCCCTTGCTGCGCCCGGCGATCCGGTGGCGGCACACCCATGCGTTCTCCGAAGCGAGCGATGGGACTACGCGGCTCACCGACACCGTCGATACGACCGTTCCGGCTCGCGCGCTGCGTCCGATGTTCGCCTACCGCCATCGCCAGCTCGCCGACGACCTGGCGGCGCACCGCTGGGCCCGCGAGCACCGGCCGGAGCCGCTGACCGTGGCGGTGTCCGGTTCCTCCGGCGTGGTCGGCACGGCGCTGACCGCTCTGCTCACCACCGGTGGCCACCGCGTGCTCCGGCTGGTCCGCCGCACTCCGCGAGCGGAGGACGAGCGGCAGTGGGAGCCCGAAGCACCGGCCCCGGACCTGCTCGACGGCGTCGACGCGGTGGTGCACTTGGCGGGCGCGTCGATCGCAGGGCGCTTCACCGCCGAGCACAAGCGGCGGATCCGCGAAAGCAGGGTGGGCCCCACCGCGCGGCTCGCCGAGCTCGCCGCGCGCACGGGGACCGGGACGTTCGTGACCGCATCGGCCATCGGCTGCTACGGGTTCGACCGGGGCGACGAGTCGCTGACCGAGGAGAGCCCTCGCGGTGACGGCTTCCTCGCCGAGGTCGTCGAGGACTGGGAGTCCGCCGCCGAACCCGCTCGAGCGGCGGGGTCGCGGGTGGTCCACGTCCGCACCGGCATCGTCCAGACCGCGGCGGGCGGAGTGCTGCGGCTGATGCACCCGCTGTTCGCCGCCGGGCTCGGCGGTCCGCTCGGTGGCGGCGAGCAGTGGACCTCCTGGATCGGCATCGACGATCTGATCGACGTCTACTACCGCGCGCTCGTCGACGACCGGCTGCGCGGGCCGGTCAACGCGGTCGCGCCCAACCCGGTGCGCAACCGCGAGTACAGCCGCACACTCGGTCGCGTGCTGCGCAGGCCCGCGCTGCTGCCCACACCGTCGTTCGCGCCCCGTGTCGTCCTGGGTGGAGAAGGGGCGCGTGAGCTGGCGCTGGCCGGCCAGCGCGTCGTTCCGCGCCAACTGCTGGCGGTTCGGCACCCGTTCCGCTTCCGCCACCTCGAACCGGCCCTGCGCCACGCCCTGGGGCGCACGGCTTCCTGATCCCGCATTCGTGTCCAAAGAGGACATTTGCTCTCTTCTGCTTCCAATGGGCGGAAGTGGTGATGCCATCCGTCCACAGTGAACCGAACTGGTGCGGGCACGCGATCGAGCCGGCATGCGGGTCGGATCACCGGCAGCCGGCAACCTCGCGGTGATCGCTCGCTTTCGCGCCGTCGCAAGTGCCGCGGCGGTAGTATCGTCGCCGTGGCAGGCCAGGCGGAGGGACGGCGATGACGCCCCCGGACATCGCGCTGTCGCGGGAAGACGGCGACGATCCGCCCTTCACCGAGATCAGGCGGCTGATCAGCAGTGGTGACGACGACGCGGCGGCGCGCCTGGCCGCCCAGGTTGCCGACGCGTCGGGGGACCCGCGGGTCGAGGGGCGGGCGCTCGTGCTGCGGCTGGGCTCGCTGTTCAACCTCGGCCGGATGGCCGAATGCCCGCCCCTGCTCGACCGCGCCTTCGAGACGCTCGACGACGTGGGCGATCACGCGCTGCTGGGCGATCTGTACGCGCTGGCGGCGATCATCGCGGTGCAGGACTCCCTGGAGCGCTGCATCCGCCACCTCGCGCACAGCGCCCGCGAGCTGGAGCAGGTGGAACGGCCCTGCATCGAGGCCGTCAACGCCTGGCACAACCTCGCCGTCACCCAGTCCTACGTCGGGTTCCACGCGCAGGCGGCGGTCGCCGCGGAGCGGGCCTATGAGACCGGCCAGCTCATCGGGCTGGCCCCCGGTGACCACGCGCTGCCGGAGATCGCGGTGCGCTGGGCGGTGTCGAAGGACCACCAGGGCGACACCGAGGGATGCGTGCGGATGCTGCGCGGTGTCCTCGACACCTGGGGCAGGCGCACCGCGCCCACCGCGATGTGGTGCGTGGAGCAGTACTACTACGGCTACGCGGCGGCACGGCTGCGCGCCCTCGGCGAGCCGGCGCACGCCGACCCCGCGCTGTTCGCGGCAGAGGCGACCGGCTGGGAGGCCGCCGACCTGCGCCTGCTGGTGAGCGCCTGCACCGCCGTCGCCGAAGGCAGGCCGCGGGACGCGCTCGCACTGCTGACCGACCGCGAGGTCCACCCCTACACGCTGGGGGCCGCCGAGATCTGCCGGGTGCGCGCCATCGCCTACCAGGCAGACGGCGACTTCCGCGCCGCCCTGGCCGCCGACCGGGAGGCGACCCGGCGTTCGGCGGCGGACGGCGAGGCACTGCGCGAACGCCTGGTCGCCGGCGCCCGGGTGCAGCTCGACCACGAGGCGCTGACCCGCATCGTCGGCCAGTACGAGAACGAGGCGCTGACCGACCCGCTGACCGCGCTGCCCAACCGCAGGCACCTGCACCGCCGGATCGCGGAGGCCGACGACCGGCCCGCGCACGCCGTGGTGGGTGTGGTGGACCTGGACGGGTTCAAAGCGGTCAACACCGTCCACGGCCACCTTTCGGGTGATCTGGTGCTGCGCAGAGTCGCCGCGATCCTCGCGCGAACGGTCCGCCGGGGCGACTTCGTCGCCCGTTACGGCGGTGACGAGTTCGTGGTGTTCCTCCCCGGAACAGACCTGGTCACCGCGCGCGAGATCGGCGCGCGGATCGCCTCTGCGGTCGCGGCCGAGAACTGGGACGCTCTGGTGGTCGGTACACCGGTGACGGTCACCGTCGGGTGGGCCGCGCTGACCGATCACCGGGACCTGCTGTCGGCACTGGACACCGCGGACCGCGCCATGCTCGACCGCAAGAGCCGGGTGTCCTGACGCCCGCGGGCGGCCGGACCCGGTGGTGGGGCGGTTCCGCCGTGGCAGGCCACGGCCCTCTCGGGGGAGGGGATGTGGAGCTCGTCGTCGCGCTGGTGAGCCGGTTGCTGTCCTGGCTTCGCTGGTCGGTCGTGCCCGGCACCTGCCCGGGCGGCTGGACGTGGGCGACCGCCGCGTGCGGCGCAGTCTTCGCGTGCCTGCCGCTGGCCGGTGCGGTGGTTGTCGCCCTGGTCCGCAGGTGGACCGGGAACGCCTACTCACCCCGCACCGTCGTGCCCTTCGCCGCGGTGGGCGTGGTCTTCGGGGCGGTGCTGCCGTTGGCGGCCTTCACCGCCGTCGCGCGGCTCTACGAGCAGGCCGCGGCGGGCACCGTGCCCGCCGGGCTGCGCAGCGCCGACGTCGCCTCGATGGGCAACTCCCACTGCGTCCTGCCGCCCGAGCTCGACTACCTCGGCACGCCCACCGCGCTGCTCGACGAGGTCACCAACACGGCGGCCCCGCTGCGCCTGGCCGCCTACGGCGCCACGCTGGTGCTGCCGCTGCTGTCGTTGCTGGTGGTGCGGGTGCAGGCGGTGCTGGCGTTCCGGCGGGGGCCGCTGTGGCCCGCCCGCCTGCTGTGGCTGCCGTTCGCGGTGTTCGCCGTCCTCAGCACCTGGTTGAGCGCCAACACCGCGGCGCTGCTGTGGCTGGGCTTCCTGCCCGCCGCCCTGGTGGGCTGCGTGCTGGTCCGGCTGGTCGGTGCGCCGAGGCTGGGAGTCCTGCACCCGGAGCCGAGGCCGGAGGCACCGCCGCGCGTGCCGCCGTCCCGGCCGGCACGGTCGAGGACCGCCGTCCAGCCGGCGCCGGCAGCCGAACGGCCGCTGACGGCCGCCGAGCCGCCGCTGACGGCCGCCGCGCCGCCGATGGTCACGCAGCGCCACCCGCCCTCGGAGCAGCCGCCCGACGTGCCGGCCGGCGCCGGGGGACACCGCTTCCGCCGCATCCGGCGGCTCGGCCACGGCGGCTTCGGGTCGGTGTGGCTGGCCATGGACGACCAGCTGGGGCGGATGGTCGCGGTGAAGATCGCCAACACCGACGACGAGGTGTCGGTGCAGCGGACGCTGCGCGAGGCCCGGGCGCTGGCGGCGGTCAACCACCCCAACTGCGTGCACGTCTACGACGTGGTCGACGACGAGACCGGCCTGGCCATCGTCATGGAGTACATCCGGGGCCAGGGGCTCTCGGATCTGGTCACCACGGGCGGGCCGCTGACCGACGTCGCTGCCGCACGGCTGTGGACGACCCTGGCGGGCGCGCTGGCCGCCGCGCACGAACAGGGCGTGCTGCACCGCGACATCAAACCGTCCAACGTGATCGTCGACGGCTCCGGCGCACCGCACCTGATCGACTTCGGCATCGCGCGGGCGCAGGGCGACGTGACGCTGACCTCGCCGGGCACGATGGTCGGCACGCCCGACTACCTGGCTCCCGAGACCGCCACCGGCACCGCGACGACCCCGGCCTCCGACGCCTGGCAGCTGGCCGCAACGGTCAGCTACGCCCTGACCGGCGAGCCGCCCAGGGGCAGGCGGGAGAGCCAGATGTCGGCGCTGATGGCCGCCGCGCACGCCGCGCCCTGCACCCGGTTGCCCGGACGCAGCGCGCATCGCGGCCTGCTACTGGCGGCGCTGGACGCAGACCCCGCGGCACGTCCCGGGCTGGCGTTGGTGCAGGAGGAGCTTCAGCGGTGGCTGGCACGCGGCCACCTCGCCGCGACCGGTCCGGTGACCGAGCAGGTGTCCAGGTAGCCCGGTTCAGCGGCGGAAGGGGGGCCCGCACCGCGAGCGGCTGAGGCCGCTGGTGAAAGCGCTCCAGCCCGGTTCAGCGGCGGCCCCATGCTGCCGTTTCGGGCTCGGCCTGCATGCCGATCTGGGCGAGGTTGCGCAGGTCCTGCAACGCGACCGAGAGCATAGCGACGTCGAGCTGCCCGGCGCGGTGCAGCTGCGCGACGGTCTCGCGGCAGCGCCGGACCGGGCCGTCGTTGGCGCCGAGCCAGCTGTGCACCAGGTCCTCGGTGTCCTGCCCTGGCACGTAGCGGCTGAGCGCCGCGCTGGTCAGCCTGCGCCGCTGCGCGAAGAGGTCGTCGCGCAGCGAGATCTTGGCCAGCAGTGCCCAGTGCGACTCCGACGGCAGCTCCACGATCTGGTCCTGTAGCCAGTCCAGCCGCAGCGCGGCGTCCAGCGCCGAGTAGACCGACGCGACGTAGCCGACGTCCCGGCGGTCGTGGGCGATCTCGACCACGTCGAGCGAGGCGGCCAGCGGGGCCAGTGCGGCGATCCGGCCGGCGAGCAGGAACGGCACGC of Saccharopolyspora erythraea contains these proteins:
- a CDS encoding RNA polymerase sigma factor, whose product is MRPFEQIVADYGPVVLRVCRAVLGPVDAEDAWSETFLAALKAYPDLPGDANVEAWLVTIAHRKAIDATRARARGPVAVAAPPERPAATGRPEQWDGDLWAALRELPAKQRAAVAYHYLAGLPYKEIAAITGGSTDAARRAAADGIRRLRATYPLSTSDEGGTR
- a CDS encoding cryptochrome/photolyase family protein is translated as MTTVIALFTRDLRVHDNPMLAAAAEAERVVPLFVLDEEIWRSRFASARRTRFLDESLTDLDANLRELGARLVLRRGALVDEVCRIAEEVDAAEVHISADVSGYAMRRQARLAEALSAQRRELRCHDEVVTVVAPGRVTPGGADKDHFTVFTPYLRRWLETGKRPLAGEPRRLRLPSRLAIGPRPAGGSADKTWPGGETEGRRRADRWLGGGVRAYHERHDDLAADATSQLSPYLHFGCLSARELADRAGRGEGPEAFVRQLAWRDFHHQVLAARPEAVREDYRPHGDRWHRDAEALRAWKDGRTGIPIVDAGMRQLLEQGWMHNRARLVTGSFLTKSLYLDWRAGAWHFFDHLVDGDIANNCLNWQWVAGTGTDTRPNRVLNPLRQADRYDPGGDYVRRWVPELAGLGAGDVHRPWRLGDDELGRLGYPPPIVDLDQARERFLALRQR
- a CDS encoding TIGR01777 family oxidoreductase, with amino-acid sequence MGLVHSSMIDAPIDEVFAWHGRPGAITRLTPPWGPARVVAEAGSLRDGQAVLALPGGMRWVAQHDPEAYDPPRRFADELASPLLRPAIRWRHTHAFSEASDGTTRLTDTVDTTVPARALRPMFAYRHRQLADDLAAHRWAREHRPEPLTVAVSGSSGVVGTALTALLTTGGHRVLRLVRRTPRAEDERQWEPEAPAPDLLDGVDAVVHLAGASIAGRFTAEHKRRIRESRVGPTARLAELAARTGTGTFVTASAIGCYGFDRGDESLTEESPRGDGFLAEVVEDWESAAEPARAAGSRVVHVRTGIVQTAAGGVLRLMHPLFAAGLGGPLGGGEQWTSWIGIDDLIDVYYRALVDDRLRGPVNAVAPNPVRNREYSRTLGRVLRRPALLPTPSFAPRVVLGGEGARELALAGQRVVPRQLLAVRHPFRFRHLEPALRHALGRTAS
- a CDS encoding glycoside hydrolase family 1 protein; protein product: MWGLVFRGAVVGLVAALVSALSTAPASAADRSRSFYWGVASSGYQTEGSAPDSNWSRYVGAGGGEVDPYANATDFRHRYPEDIRLARDMGVNTYRFGVEWARVQPAPGVWDEAELAYYDDVVRRITDAGMTPMITLNHWVHPGWVADLGGWAEDRTVEDWLAFSAAIVQRYRGAGVLWVTINEPVVFLQREMEIGALDVFRLPRAQANVVRAHRRAYDLVHRIDPTGKVTSNQAFLSGFNAVTDLWFMDQVRDKLDFVGIDYYYGLALGNLSAIHAAWADFWKVRLQPEGIYDALRFYSDRYPGLPLYVVENGMPTDDAKPREDGYTRTAALRDTVFWVQRAKADGIDVIGYNYWSITDNYEWGSYRPRFGLYTVDALADPALTRRPTDAVGAYRQVIAEGGAPAGHELVQPPALCSLVDPLTSCLAPADPRGPRVPLGR
- a CDS encoding methylated-DNA--[protein]-cysteine S-methyltransferase, which produces MTSSSDPGAERLFASLPPNDDDAHARLHARLVEAAQREGVLDIGYRTIDSPVGPLLLAATEAGLVRVAYAREDHDGVLAGLAAAVSPRILNAPARLDAVARQLDEYFARTRQHFDLRLDLRLSKGFRRQVLAHLPEIGYGRTESYAQVATASGSPKAVRAVGTACATNPLPIVVPCHRVVRSDGSFGGYVGGPETKRALLDLEGVA
- a CDS encoding 2OG-Fe(II) oxygenase, which gives rise to MNDRTAFADRVDQADWDAVYAEIDDYGCALLPRLLTSDEAAEIARLYDDPERFRTTVDMGRHRFGKGEYRYFREPFPQVVAELRSALYRRLLPVARDWNTRLGRDARWPDTLEEWLAECHRAGQSKPTPILLRYDAGGWNALHRDLYGDKVFPLQVVVNLGEPGVDHTGGEFLLVEQRPRAQSRGTSTLIPHGRGLVFTTRDRPVRSARGWSAAPVRHGVSAVRSGRRHTLGLVFHDAA
- a CDS encoding GGDEF domain-containing protein encodes the protein MTPPDIALSREDGDDPPFTEIRRLISSGDDDAAARLAAQVADASGDPRVEGRALVLRLGSLFNLGRMAECPPLLDRAFETLDDVGDHALLGDLYALAAIIAVQDSLERCIRHLAHSARELEQVERPCIEAVNAWHNLAVTQSYVGFHAQAAVAAERAYETGQLIGLAPGDHALPEIAVRWAVSKDHQGDTEGCVRMLRGVLDTWGRRTAPTAMWCVEQYYYGYAAARLRALGEPAHADPALFAAEATGWEAADLRLLVSACTAVAEGRPRDALALLTDREVHPYTLGAAEICRVRAIAYQADGDFRAALAADREATRRSAADGEALRERLVAGARVQLDHEALTRIVGQYENEALTDPLTALPNRRHLHRRIAEADDRPAHAVVGVVDLDGFKAVNTVHGHLSGDLVLRRVAAILARTVRRGDFVARYGGDEFVVFLPGTDLVTAREIGARIASAVAAENWDALVVGTPVTVTVGWAALTDHRDLLSALDTADRAMLDRKSRVS
- a CDS encoding serine/threonine-protein kinase, which codes for MELVVALVSRLLSWLRWSVVPGTCPGGWTWATAACGAVFACLPLAGAVVVALVRRWTGNAYSPRTVVPFAAVGVVFGAVLPLAAFTAVARLYEQAAAGTVPAGLRSADVASMGNSHCVLPPELDYLGTPTALLDEVTNTAAPLRLAAYGATLVLPLLSLLVVRVQAVLAFRRGPLWPARLLWLPFAVFAVLSTWLSANTAALLWLGFLPAALVGCVLVRLVGAPRLGVLHPEPRPEAPPRVPPSRPARSRTAVQPAPAAERPLTAAEPPLTAAAPPMVTQRHPPSEQPPDVPAGAGGHRFRRIRRLGHGGFGSVWLAMDDQLGRMVAVKIANTDDEVSVQRTLREARALAAVNHPNCVHVYDVVDDETGLAIVMEYIRGQGLSDLVTTGGPLTDVAAARLWTTLAGALAAAHEQGVLHRDIKPSNVIVDGSGAPHLIDFGIARAQGDVTLTSPGTMVGTPDYLAPETATGTATTPASDAWQLAATVSYALTGEPPRGRRESQMSALMAAAHAAPCTRLPGRSAHRGLLLAALDADPAARPGLALVQEELQRWLARGHLAATGPVTEQVSR